The proteins below are encoded in one region of uncultured Eubacteriales bacterium:
- a CDS encoding hypothetical protein (Evidence 5 : No homology to any previously reported sequences), which yields MRGVLTVTIPENADIAWIKSNYDFISSPNAGETREIDVEIRISTFTSDVYWSEMTALK from the coding sequence GTGCGCGGTGTGCTGACGGTCACAATCCCCGAAAACGCGGACATTGCCTGGATCAAAAGCAACTATGATTTCATTTCCAGTCCCAACGCCGGGGAAACCCGAGAGATTGATGTGGAAATCCGTATAAGCACATTTACATCGGACGTTTATTGGAGCGAAATGACCGCTTTGAAATAA
- a CDS encoding exported hypothetical protein (Evidence 5 : No homology to any previously reported sequences), whose translation MKKLKNCISVLLAAVIMTAAFCTPALAVVSTHDSKHLSSSKQEKISGYTKDYENAKARGDQAGMDKAHKNAENVRATKNYSGGADGSEYHPWNSGGGNSGGGGGGGGGGGYHYEPPAPVTYAITATAGTGGSISPSGSTSVTEGNNKTYTITANSGYKIADVKVDGSSIGAASTYTFSNVTSGHTISATFASAASLSPGNATISDGGSGTLKSGVTKSGYGITASLPVTTSYVSGTTVTASYNFTSAKTVSLESVGGTWQFPVSGSSVTGARKIYIPVETKDGTYTITFTVKALDPQATALTGSNVYLTSTKSVTVTIKGNMYSDDFTGNS comes from the coding sequence ATGAAAAAACTCAAAAACTGCATATCTGTTTTACTGGCAGCCGTTATAATGACGGCTGCTTTTTGCACTCCGGCACTGGCGGTTGTATCAACACATGATTCAAAGCATCTATCCTCCAGCAAGCAGGAAAAAATTTCTGGGTATACAAAGGATTATGAAAATGCCAAAGCCAGAGGCGATCAGGCTGGAATGGATAAAGCCCATAAGAATGCGGAAAATGTACGCGCCACAAAGAACTATTCCGGTGGCGCGGACGGCTCTGAATACCATCCCTGGAACAGCGGCGGCGGAAATTCCGGCGGTGGTGGAGGCGGCGGAGGCGGCGGGGGCTATCATTATGAGCCTCCCGCACCTGTGACTTACGCCATAACCGCTACAGCCGGGACGGGCGGCAGCATCAGTCCCAGCGGTTCAACCTCAGTAACGGAGGGCAACAACAAAACCTACACTATTACAGCAAACTCCGGGTATAAAATCGCAGACGTTAAAGTGGATGGCTCCTCAATCGGCGCGGCATCCACTTATACGTTCAGCAATGTAACCTCGGGCCATACCATCAGCGCAACCTTTGCCTCCGCAGCCTCTCTCAGTCCGGGAAATGCAACAATTAGTGACGGCGGCTCCGGGACGCTCAAATCGGGCGTAACCAAATCCGGGTATGGGATAACCGCAAGCCTGCCCGTTACGACCTCCTACGTCAGCGGAACAACCGTTACGGCAAGCTATAACTTCACTTCTGCCAAAACCGTTTCGCTGGAAAGCGTCGGCGGCACATGGCAGTTCCCTGTAAGCGGCTCCAGCGTTACAGGAGCCAGAAAAATCTACATCCCCGTGGAAACCAAGGACGGCACATATACGATCACCTTTACCGTAAAGGCGCTCGACCCTCAGGCTACGGCGCTGACCGGCTCCAACGTCTATCTGACCTCAACGAAAAGCGTTACCGTCACCATCAAAGGCAACATGTATTCCGACGATTTTACGGGCAATTCCTGA
- the mazF gene encoding mRNA interferase MazF, with protein MNRKIRCGDMFYADLTPGVGSEQSGYRPVLIIQNDTGNRHSNTVIAAIITSRIFTKTKLPTHAPIKAQQGLGHDSLVLLEQIRTIDKMRLKEYIGTLDSGAISRVDKALAVSVGLKGRDLI; from the coding sequence ATGAACAGGAAAATCAGATGCGGCGATATGTTTTATGCCGACCTGACGCCAGGTGTCGGTTCCGAGCAGAGTGGCTACCGCCCCGTACTTATTATACAGAATGACACCGGCAATAGGCACAGCAACACGGTAATCGCCGCCATAATCACCAGCCGGATTTTCACCAAGACAAAGCTGCCCACCCACGCTCCCATTAAGGCGCAGCAAGGGCTTGGGCATGATTCACTCGTCCTGTTAGAGCAGATACGGACGATTGATAAAATGCGTCTGAAGGAATATATCGGGACGCTGGACAGCGGGGCTATAAGTCGTGTTGATAAGGCCCTGGCGGTCAGCGTGGGGCTGAAAGGAAGAGATTTAATATGA
- a CDS encoding conserved hypothetical protein (Evidence 4 : Homologs of previously reported genes of unknown function) — MTGRLSQEKAYRIMLRGYPDVLDMKQMCEILGISLKTGYVLIQENKIECLKVGRSYRIPKPFLLSYLRFDTVNKET; from the coding sequence ATGACCGGACGATTATCGCAGGAAAAAGCCTACCGAATCATGCTGCGAGGATACCCCGATGTCTTGGATATGAAACAGATGTGTGAAATACTCGGTATCAGTCTAAAAACCGGGTATGTCCTGATACAAGAAAATAAGATTGAGTGTTTGAAAGTTGGGCGTTCTTATAGAATCCCCAAGCCTTTTCTATTGAGCTATTTACGGTTTGATACCGTCAATAAGGAAACGTAA
- a CDS encoding Integrase, with protein sequence MELAKMLKMVRLTEEELIGGFVTMKKNLYYIVLNRKDDDGKLRPLWISTELEATKQNREEAESKCLSERIRYSVDLKNGIVEIPVAKGSKTAAKKAKADASVEQPQNPLFADLLNEWIAFRHPSNIVIGEDFNFDRQIKLNTWAGYADNVKRNLYPTFMAYGCTVQDVTVELLKGFYSNRLKNGLKKASVAKDYTLINQALNYAISRKMIDVNPNSAITLHKIEKYNAATLNAEQMQQYLEFIQGDIIEIAILLGGFYGMRRSECLGTRESQFDFRHSFFRANHTVTKAVIDGKKLYLPSDKLKTDLSNRTYPLIPYVEERVKARIAENKDLRELCGNSYNWEWLGYICVHQLGEIIDPDYITSRHNTLLKNAGLPHVRFHDLRHSCVGLMMANEVPMERVRDWVGHSDIRTTVNTYGHLEYHSKKQTAEIIGNSLTGKLVEREAVSSGG encoded by the coding sequence ATGGAACTCGCCAAAATGCTTAAAATGGTCAGGCTGACCGAAGAAGAATTGATCGGCGGCTTTGTAACTATGAAAAAGAACCTCTATTACATCGTCCTTAACCGTAAAGACGATGACGGCAAGCTCAGGCCGCTTTGGATTTCCACGGAGCTGGAAGCTACCAAACAAAACAGAGAAGAAGCGGAAAGTAAATGCCTGTCGGAAAGAATCCGATACTCGGTAGACTTGAAAAATGGCATAGTCGAAATACCTGTCGCTAAAGGCTCAAAAACTGCTGCAAAAAAAGCAAAAGCCGATGCCTCTGTGGAACAACCTCAAAATCCGTTGTTTGCGGATTTGCTGAATGAGTGGATTGCCTTTCGCCACCCGAGTAATATCGTGATTGGCGAGGATTTCAACTTTGATAGGCAAATCAAGCTCAACACATGGGCTGGTTATGCGGATAACGTCAAGCGCAACCTGTATCCGACTTTTATGGCCTACGGCTGCACGGTGCAGGATGTCACAGTAGAGTTGCTGAAAGGGTTTTACTCCAACCGTCTTAAAAACGGCCTAAAGAAAGCCTCTGTTGCAAAGGACTACACGCTCATCAATCAGGCACTAAATTACGCCATCAGCCGGAAGATGATTGATGTAAACCCCAACAGCGCAATTACCCTGCACAAGATTGAAAAGTATAACGCAGCCACGCTGAACGCCGAGCAAATGCAGCAATACCTTGAGTTTATTCAAGGGGACATCATTGAGATAGCAATACTCCTTGGAGGCTTTTATGGTATGCGCCGCAGCGAGTGTTTGGGAACACGGGAATCACAGTTTGATTTTCGGCACAGTTTTTTTCGGGCAAACCACACGGTTACGAAAGCAGTCATCGATGGGAAAAAGCTGTATCTCCCCTCCGATAAGTTAAAAACTGATTTGAGTAACCGCACCTATCCCCTTATCCCGTATGTAGAAGAACGGGTGAAAGCAAGGATCGCAGAAAACAAAGACCTGCGGGAACTTTGTGGAAACTCATACAATTGGGAATGGCTTGGCTATATCTGCGTTCACCAGTTAGGGGAAATCATTGACCCAGATTATATCACAAGCAGACACAACACCTTACTGAAAAACGCGGGACTGCCCCATGTGAGGTTTCACGATCTCCGGCACTCCTGCGTTGGGCTGATGATGGCAAACGAGGTTCCTATGGAGCGTGTCCGTGATTGGGTAGGACATAGTGACATCCGCACGACGGTTAACACCTATGGCCACTTGGAATATCACTCCAAGAAACAGACAGCGGAGATTATCGGGAACTCATTGACAGGAAAACTCGTGGAGAGAGAGGCTGTATCATCCGGCGGATAG
- a CDS encoding hypothetical protein (Evidence 5 : No homology to any previously reported sequences), with translation MYCQQQAVKTVLYDVRDRHFVSSIRVLSKTEKNSSFWDLTRTPDKFKENQKVVRNRMISRVFKLFYFPLKGAIFQIGGFTRNQFARKRTRVRIPPSPPSGSLQSQGIAGFRPF, from the coding sequence ATGTATTGTCAACAGCAAGCAGTGAAAACAGTTTTGTATGATGTGAGGGATAGACACTTCGTGAGTTCTATCCGAGTTCTATCCAAAACGGAAAAAAACAGCTCTTTTTGGGACTTAACTCGAACCCCCGATAAGTTCAAGGAAAATCAAAAAGTTGTTCGGAATCGCATGATTTCAAGGGTTTTTAAGTTATTCTATTTTCCGCTAAAGGGAGCTATCTTCCAGATCGGCGGGTTCACTCGAAATCAGTTTGCGCGCAAGCGCACGAGGGTTCGAATCCCTCCCTCTCCGCCATCTGGAAGCCTGCAATCTCAAGGGATTGCAGGCTTTCGCCCTTTTTGA
- a CDS encoding conserved hypothetical protein (Evidence 4 : Homologs of previously reported genes of unknown function), whose translation MNISDFIRSESERYPEHITQKEMAALLGICKSKAYAIQRQGHISFEYANTDEGRRQQIKTADILRYQYEQMRFNSGDEEFASLLRLYFEKQLRPYPQLLFVADVRRFTGYAKTTVNNWIDRKLLKALCYKKQRIKSPQLGKGTIITKEAFIAFLTSPYYRGIRRKSTLHKEQAKDCETLFTSLLAKRGVANG comes from the coding sequence ATGAACATTAGTGACTTTATCCGTTCCGAGAGCGAACGCTACCCGGAGCATATAACCCAAAAAGAAATGGCGGCTCTGCTGGGCATTTGTAAATCCAAAGCCTATGCTATTCAAAGGCAAGGACATATTTCCTTTGAGTATGCCAACACAGACGAAGGACGCAGGCAACAGATAAAAACAGCCGATATATTGCGGTATCAATATGAACAAATGCGCTTCAATAGCGGGGATGAAGAGTTTGCCTCCCTGCTGCGACTTTATTTTGAAAAACAGCTAAGGCCATACCCGCAATTACTATTTGTTGCCGATGTGCGGCGGTTCACAGGCTATGCGAAAACCACTGTAAACAACTGGATTGACCGAAAATTGCTAAAAGCACTCTGCTATAAAAAGCAAAGAATTAAATCTCCTCAGCTCGGTAAAGGAACAATCATAACAAAAGAAGCATTTATCGCTTTTCTGACAAGTCCATATTATCGGGGTATCCGGCGTAAATCTACATTACATAAAGAGCAGGCGAAAGACTGCGAAACGCTCTTTACGTCTCTGTTGGCAAAGCGGGGTGTTGCAAATGGCTGA